Genomic window (Phacochoerus africanus isolate WHEZ1 chromosome 1, ROS_Pafr_v1, whole genome shotgun sequence):
CACCTTCTGCTCACCCTCACCTACTGATCTCTATTAAAGGAAACTTTCTCACCCACTGAAGAAGGGCCTATGGCAGAAAAAGCAGAAGGACATGGGGAACAGCTGGGCCCACACACCTCCCTCTGCACCCTGTGAGCTGCTGCACACAGTGGCTGAGAACAGGAGGGTCTTGTAGGAGAACCAGATCAGAGATCATCTTTGGGAAAAGACAGACTCTCGGGGCCTATGGTTCTACCAAAGACCCTGGTCCATCCCTGGCAGGAGGGAAGTGGGCAGATGTTTCCACTTTATCCAACAACTCTGAGCCTGGAGAAGGCAACATGATTCCTGGGTCATAGTTGCCCTTGTGACATCATGGCTATCTCCTCATCTAccatccttcctgcctctgccagggCCAATGGAGCAGCGACCAGAGGGGGATGTGAACACCTGACCACTGTCCCCAAAACCATGGGCAGTAAATGCTGTGTAAGACTTAGGCACTCCCTCCCCCGGGGGTGGGAAGTTGCCTCATGGCAGAGGGAAGCACCAGGTGACTTTAAGGGACCCAGGGAAAGACCAGGGGTTATGGAGACTTTGCACAGAGGCTGGTCCTCACTCGTGATTTCTCCCTGCATTCTTATTGCAGAAGTCTCAACCAGATGATGAtgctccagagagagagaggcagaaggtACGTGGGAGCATGAGAGGAACACATCACTGGCCCTCCGACCCCATAATCCCTGGAAGTTAAGACTCCATCTCTGGTCTCACAGGAGTCAGTTCATGTTGCCTCCTGTCCTTGTAAATTCCCTCCCTGTTCTGGGTGAACTATGATAAGGATGGAGAGCGACAGTAGATAATCAAGAAATCAGGATGCCGACAGGCCAGGTGGAAAGTgggacccagcacagtgggaactgGGGAGCCAGAGAAGGTCCAGAAGGGTAGTAGTGTAGAAGTCAAAAGCAGTGAGGTGGGGAGTCCCCCAGGGGCTGTGACATGGTCCTAGGCATCCAGAGGCAGCATCACAGACTGGAATTTGGACTGAGATGCAAACTATATACACAGAGGTTCATCCTGAGGACCCTCTGGTGGCTCACACCCCTGTCAGGTCTTGTGGATCAGAAAGTGTTTCCAGTGATTCCATGAACCTGTGAAGACCACAGGGCAAGAGTATCCCCGTTTTATAGACAAAAACACTGTGACTCAGGGTGAGCAGATGTGTTCATGGCCACAGCAAGACAGAAGTAGAGCCAAAACCCCAAACAGGTCTCCTAGGTCCTCAGAACCACCAAGGGAAAGGCTGACCTTTAAGAGAGAAGATCAGAGGTCCTTTGTGGCAGACATCAGAGCTGTGGTTTATGGTGACAGATTCACTGGGAGTCCTCTGCTTTGCTTGGTTAGTTGCTTCTTGCAAAACAACGCCAAAGAGCAAGAATGAAGGCAGCTGGGAAGATCCAGGCCTGGTGGCGTGGCACCTTGGTGCGTAGGACCCTGTTGGCTGCTGCCCTCAGGGCCTGGATGATTCAATACTGGTGGAGAACAGTCACATGGAGGCAGTTGGATAAGCGACGGCAGAACTCATTGAAGATCTATGTAATCCAGGAGCAGGCAGCAGTCAAGCTCCAGTCGTGGGTTCGCATGTGGCAGTGCCTTCAACGTTACTGCCAAGTATGCAATGCTATCTGCATACTTCAAGCTCCAAAGAGCTGCTTCACCTTCCAGACCAGTGATGTTTCACCGGCCCAATATGGAGGCACTTACAACCAGCCAGAGTTCCATATTGAAATCCTATCAGTCTAAGAGTGCTATAGGGTGGAGAACTGGCTCCACCACCCCAATAAATGTCTGACCAGGTTTTGTGCGTTTCAGTGACTTCCACGCGATGGG
Coding sequences:
- the IQCF3 gene encoding IQ domain-containing protein F3 encodes the protein MAISSSTILPASARANGAATRGGCEHLTTVPKTMGSKCCKSQPDDDAPERERQKLLLAKQRQRARMKAAGKIQAWWRGTLVRRTLLAAALRAWMIQYWWRTVTWRQLDKRRQNSLKIYVIQEQAAVKLQSWVRMWQCLQRYCQVCNAICILQAPKSCFTFQTSDVSPAQYGGTYNQPEFHIEILSV